A window of Bradyrhizobium diazoefficiens genomic DNA:
AGGTTCGCCGCTTCCGCATCGCACAGTTCAATGGCCGGATGGCGACGGTGAAGGCCGGCGACTCGACGGTGACCGGCTTCGTGCGTTCGGTGCTGGAGCAGGAATCGAGCATGCCTCCCCGCTGGACCATCACCATCATCCCGAACGGGCCGAAAGAAGAGATCAAGCCGCTGCGCCCGGCGTCGCGCGCGCGTCCCTTCGCCGAAGACTATTTCTGAGCGCGATCGGGTGTCCCGAGTTCCGAGAGATATCTCTGGCCTTGTCCGCACCGCCTGCCGGCGATGCGACACGCCAGCCTCAGTCGATTGAATGCAGCAGCGCCGCACGGACGAGGTCCGCGGTGTTGCGCGCTCCGAGCTTGCGCATCGCCTCGGCACGATGGCTCTCGAACGTGCGCGGACTTATCTGCATCCGAAGCGCGCCCTGCTTGTTCGAATAACCTTCGCTGATGAGCCTCAGCACCTCGCGCTCGCGCTTGGTCAGCCGCTTCCGGCCCGACAAAGCGAGGAGTTCGACGCTGGGCACGCGCTGAGCTTGCTCCGCGCAGGCGGCTTTCGATTCTGTGGTCTTGGCGCTGGGCGGGATCGACAAGCCGGCCTGAGCGCCCCCAAGCTGCTTGACCAGGCCGCAAACGCGCTCGGTTTGTGCCAGCGCGTTCTCTACCACCCGCTGCAAATAGGCACGATCGCCGGTAACGGGCGCGAGTTGATCGCTGTGATGCTTGATCTCGCCCATATAGAGCAGCAGCGCAGTCAGGGGGCCGTTGAGCTCGCGGGCGATGGCAGCGGCCATTTCGTCGGCCGCCTTGGCCCGGGTGGCGCTCAGGCGGACGAAATCGAGCTCTTCCCTCGGAGCGGCGCTGTTCTCGTACCATTCCGACGGCCGCGAATCGGTGGCCGTATCATTCTGTGACCCCATGTCACTCATTTAGCGGAACCGGAGGCGATCTGTGGTTAACTTTTTACTCCGTAAGACTACGGTCATTTTGACGGTTTTGCGCTAAAACGGCGACGCCGGCACAATTTGTGCTTGCGTCGAGCGGCGGCCGACCACGCAATGGTTGAGTTTCCCGCCGAAATCCCAGGCGGACAGGCGAAAGGCTCCTAGCGCCGCCTTGCCCGACGTCGCCCCCCGTTTTTTACGGAATAATTAACGGCGACTTGCTTCTCTTAGGGAGGTTGAGAGCGCGCAAATGCCTCCACGCATTGGGCCCGCACGCCCGCGGGAAACGCTGCGAAAGATTGCGTGCCATGATGAATGAGATCAATCGGCTGTCGGAATTCCTGCAGAGGCTGACGCCGCTGTCGCGCAGCTGTCTGCTCAGCGAACTCGAGCGGCTCGAGCTGTGCGGCATCGACATGCCAGGTTCGGCCGAGATCCAATCCCGCTTGCGCGCCGAGTTTCGCAAGGACGGATCGACCCAGGCGCGCGCCACCAGCCCTTCGCGCTATTTCTTCGCGCCGCTCGAACTGCTCCTGATCGACGGCGCGCCCGAGCACGCCAATATGGGGCGGATCTCGCGCAACACCCTCACTCCGATCTGGGAGTGGATCTGCCGCGACCTGCTGCCGACCATGGCACGCGACTACATCAAGGCGATCAACGACCAGGTCGCCGCCAACAACTCGAAGGAAATCCTGAAGATCGCGTCGACCTTCCAGACCAAGGTCGGCAAGGTCCTCGAGAGCACCTTCGCTTCGGCGGAGAGCACCGAATTCGCGCGCGGCAAGCTCGCGCAATACACGGCGTCACGCAGCGCCTTCGACGACGTCAGGAAGATGCAGCATGTGCTGCGCGCAGGCGATGCGCTGCCGAAATTCAACGGAAAACTGCCCGAGAAGATCGCGAAGCTCGACGACAGCCGGGTTGTTCAGATCACCGCGCAACTCGACGCCTTCAAGAAGGCTCATCCCGAGGCACTCCCTTTCGCGCTGACGCTGGTGGCGAGGCGCCTGACGACGCCCTGGCAATTGGCGCGTCTGGCCACCAAGGCCGCCGCGAGCAAGAGCGCCGCCGACGTCGCCGCCACGCCCTATGCCTGCGTCGTTCACATGGTCCTCGACCGGCTCGACGACAAGCGCCTCGCGCTTCGGATCGCGCTCCGGCACAATCGGGTGCTGGTCGCCCGCGACCTGCTCGCCGAGATCTACGACACCGAATATGCGATCAAGGTGCGCATCGACGGAATTGAACATTGCGAGTGGGGCGTCCGCCTTCAGCAATTGATGGATGCGATCGCGGCGCTGGTGTCCGCCGAGGTGAGCCGCTTCCCCGATAAGGTCGGCCACATTCTCGGATCGCGCCGGCTGCGCAGCCACGACACGCTCGGCGGCAAGCTGACTTATCTGGCCTGGAAGGGACGCGACGCGATGCAGGACGGCGCGGCGGCGCTTCGCAAATTGATCGGGCAGAGCTGATATCGCCTCGCGCCTAGTGCGCACGAGGCAGGCACAGGAAGCGATCGAGAAATCGCCCCGACATCACCACTCTGAACCACCAATACATCAACCGCCGCGTCGTCATTGTCGTAATCCTCGACAGCCCACCACCGGCTGTGCGGAGCAATAGCGCAGTTGCAGCAATGCGCGTGTGATGCGTTTCACATTCGCGGACGCCGGCCCGGCCGCGTTGTCGCAGAACCGCGGCGAGCGAAGGCGGAACTTGCGCGCATCGCGCGAACACCGAAAACTCCAGCCCGGCAGTCGCTGAAGCGCATCGGAAAAACGCGCCGGGCGCCGACGACGCGGTCCTGTTCACCGTCTTCGTCGAGCACGACCGCGCACCTCGAAAAAGCCACCGCAATTAATCCGCCGGCGGTCTCGTCGTTGCTTCGAAAGGGCACGCGATCGCATTGCTCGCCTCCATTGGCCGGCGAGCGGGACGCACTTGCTTCGCGCGAGAGACATTTCGCATGTGCTGGCAGTCGTTGGGCGCGCGGTGCTCGGGTATGCAAATTCTTTTCGAAGAGTCTGTCGAAGATTTAGCTCGAATTGCAGGGTTTAACGTTACTCAAATAATTCAACAACGAAAGTGAAGCTCTCCTTATTTGAACCCACGCTCGCCGTTTAAAAAACCGTCACGGAACGGGAGTGGTAGACGATGAACGATGGGATGGTTGAACTCGTCGGACGAAGGCCTGTGACCTTCGGACGGCGAAAGGTGACGCCGCGCGCTTGCGTGGCGGACAGCAAGCGCCACTTGCGCGCCTTTCTCAGCGAGGTACTGGAGGATCTCGGCTTCGTCACCAGCGAATGCGCCAGTGCAGACGAGCTGGAGGCTGTGCTCGCCGCCGATCTGCCGGACCTGATCCTGCTCGGCGTCGCCGCCGATGGCATCGAGCCGGGAAGATTCCTCGAAATATTGGTGCGCGAGGCGTTTGCCGGCAAGGTTCTCGCCGTCGGCGCCCGCGAGTCGATCATCGTCAAAGCCGTGCGGCAGGTCGGCGAGGAATATGGCCTTGCCATGCTGCCGCCGCTCACCACGCCCTTTGCCGCGGAAACGCTGCGCGACCGCGTCGCGATGCTGCTGCCGGAGGAGCCGGCGCCGAGTCCGGCCGTCCATGTCGGCGAAGCCCTGCATGCCGGCTGGCTCGAGCTCTGGTATCAGTCCAAGATCGACGCACGCACCCTGGTCCGCAGCGGCGCCGAGGCGCTGGTGCGGATGCGGCATCCGACTTGGGGCGTGGTGCCGCCGGCCTATTTCATTCCCGAAGAGCACGATCCGCATCTGCGCGAACTCTCCGAATTCGTGATCGAGCGCGCCATGCAGGACTGGCACTATCTGCTGGAGCGGCAGAGCCCGGTCGATCTCTCGATCAACCTGCCGGCGTCCTATCTGAAGGAGCCGCAGGCGGTGCGCGATCTCTGCCGCCGCGTGCCGACGCATCCGGCCTTCGGCGGCCTGACGATCGAGATCGACGGCGAAGAGGCGATCCGCGATCTCGATCAGCTCGCCGAGGTCGCGCGCGAGGTCGGCCTGCACAATATCGGCCTGTCGATCGATAATCTCGGCGCCAACTGGCCGGCGCTGATGGACCTGGACAAGATTCCGTTCGTCAGCCTGAAGGCCGACCGGCAGTTCGTCAGCGGCAGCGGCAACGACCGGCTCAAGCGCACGGTGTGCCGTCACATCGTCGAGCTCGCGCAGGGTTATGGCGCGCGCAGCGTGGCCGAGGGGGTCGAGAGCCGCTCCGACCTCGTCGCGGCCAACGAGCTCGGCTTCGACCTCGTGCAGGGCTTCCTGTTCGGCAAGCCGATGCCGCTGAAGAAGTTTGCAAAGAGCGCGCTGACCCGGACGGTGATGGGGCAGGCGTGAGGCAGAGGCCTCACGCAAACCGCCGCGCGAAGAAAACGCAGGCAACCACGAGGGCAACGTGTTCAGCGTGTCGCAGACGGCGTCGCATTTCATGCGCTTCAACGTGGCGCAGATGCATGATCCATGGATGTGGGACGTGCTGCGGCGGGCATTGAAGGCCGGTTGCAAGGCATGACTCGCGGCAAACCAGCCTCAGTTCGAATCAAGTTCGCCCGTCCAACGGTCCCTGCCTTTCCAATATGGACAGTGCGGGCAGGACTCTCCCGTTGGATAATCAATGCCTTCTTCGTGCGGACATCCGATAATCCCGTCGACCATGGCTATCGAGTGCACCGAATGCTGCTTTAGAGAAGCGGCAATTTCCGCAAGCGTCGTCTGATTTGACCTCACATCTTCCGATGCCGAGAGCCAGCGGCGCACTTCCGGCTCGGCTCCTTCGGCCTGGATGCAGGAGACGGCGACCTTGGACGCGAACAGATTGTCAGGACCGTAGAAGGCGATCGTCCCGACGGGGTAGC
This region includes:
- a CDS encoding helix-turn-helix transcriptional regulator, which gives rise to MGSQNDTATDSRPSEWYENSAAPREELDFVRLSATRAKAADEMAAAIARELNGPLTALLLYMGEIKHHSDQLAPVTGDRAYLQRVVENALAQTERVCGLVKQLGGAQAGLSIPPSAKTTESKAACAEQAQRVPSVELLALSGRKRLTKREREVLRLISEGYSNKQGALRMQISPRTFESHRAEAMRKLGARNTADLVRAALLHSID
- a CDS encoding EAL domain-containing response regulator, whose product is MNDGMVELVGRRPVTFGRRKVTPRACVADSKRHLRAFLSEVLEDLGFVTSECASADELEAVLAADLPDLILLGVAADGIEPGRFLEILVREAFAGKVLAVGARESIIVKAVRQVGEEYGLAMLPPLTTPFAAETLRDRVAMLLPEEPAPSPAVHVGEALHAGWLELWYQSKIDARTLVRSGAEALVRMRHPTWGVVPPAYFIPEEHDPHLRELSEFVIERAMQDWHYLLERQSPVDLSINLPASYLKEPQAVRDLCRRVPTHPAFGGLTIEIDGEEAIRDLDQLAEVAREVGLHNIGLSIDNLGANWPALMDLDKIPFVSLKADRQFVSGSGNDRLKRTVCRHIVELAQGYGARSVAEGVESRSDLVAANELGFDLVQGFLFGKPMPLKKFAKSALTRTVMGQA